The Eikenella corrodens genome segment AGCGTGGCGATGTCGATCACGAAGCGGTATTTGACATCGCTTTTCAGCATCCGCTCGTAGGCGGTGTTGATGTCGGCCATGTTGATCATTTCCACGTCGGCGGTGATGTTGTGTTCGCCGCAGAAATCCAGCAGCTCTTGCGTTTCTTTGATGCCGCCGATGAGGGAACCGGCGACTGTGCGGCGGCCAAGGATCATCGGCACGGTATTCAGCGGCGGGGTGACTTCGCCCAGCAGGCCGACGTACACCAGCGTGCCGTCGAGTTTCAGCGTCGGGATGTAGGGGTTGACGTCGTGCGCATAGGGGACGGTGTCGATGACGAGTTCAAACTGGTTCGCCACGCTTTGCATCTGCGCGGCATCGGTGGAAATCACCACGTTGTGCGCGCCGAGGCGTTTGGCGTCTGCCGTTTTGCCGGGGCTGCGCGAGAAGAGGGTGACTTCTGCGCCGAGGGCGTGAGCGAGTTTGATCGCCATATGGCCGAGGCCGCCGAGGCCGATGACCGCGACTTTGCTGCCTTTGCCGACGTGCCAGTGGCGCAGCGGCGACCAGGTAGTGATGCCGGCGCAGAGGATGGGCGGCACGGCTTTGGTATCGAGGTTTTCCGGCACTTTCAGCACGAAGGCGTCGCTGACGGTGATGGTTTTGGCATAGCCGCCGTAGGTGGGCTGGCCGTCGTGTTTGTCGATGCTGCTGTAAGTCGCGACGAAGCCGTTTTCGCAGTATTGCTCGAGATCGTGTTTGCAGGGCTCGCAGTGGCGGCAGCTGTCGACGAGGCAGCCGATGCCGACGAGGTCGCCGGCCTTGAACTTACTGACCTTCGCGCCGACGCTGCGCACGCGGCCGACGATTTCATGACCCGGCACCACGGGGTATATCGTGCCGCCCCAGTCGTTACGGGCGGTGTGCAGGTCGCTGTGGCAGACGCCGGTGTAGAGGATGTCGATAACGACGTCGTCGGCGCGCGGCGTGCGGTATTCGAAGGAGAAGGGGGTGAGCGGGCTGGTGGCGGATTGGGCGGCATAGGCTTTGACGGTTTCGGTCATGGCTTGGAGCTCCTATTGAAGTGGGTAAAAGAGGTGGCTATTGGCCAGGGAGTGCTGATTCCAATCAGAAACGTAAACTCGGCTTTGAAAACTGCAATTTGTAGAGGAGATGGGCTTTCAGATTGCCGGGAGCCCAATTTTTGCCAGCCAAGGCTTATATCGGATTTAGTATTCCATATTATCCATTTATCCTAATCCCAAGACAATTTAGATAACATGTTACTTCCAGAGGCTCTTAACAACCCTGCCATAATGCCCATCATCCCCAACACACCCAGCAGGTGTCTCATTCATGCTCCCGTGCTACAAAATTGAAACAAAAAGGCTATCCGGTAATATTCCGGATAGCCTTTTTACTATTTTCAGGTAGCCTCTTATCCTTTCAAGCGGGCGAGTAAATCCTGCACGCTATATACGCCGAGGAGGTTGAAGCTTTTCATCCCTTCGCTCATGGCTTCGCCACCGGCCACGGTGGTGTATTGCGGCACGCGTTGGGTGAGGGCGCTGCGGCGGATGCTGTGGCTGTCGGCCACGGACTGCGGGCTGCTGGCGACAGTGTTCACCACCAGCGCGATTTCGCCGTTTTTAATCGCGTCCACAATGTGCGGGCGACCTTCGGGCACTTTATTGACTGCCTGCACCACCACGCCGTGCTCTTTCAGGTAGCCTGCCGTGCCGCGTGTGGCGCAAACGCCGTAGCCGAGTGCTTGGAAGTTTTGCGCGGTTTTCACGATAAGCGGCTTGTCTTCTTCGCGCACGGAAAGGAAGATTTTGCCGGTGGCGGGCATGCGTTCGCCTGCGCCGAGCTGGGCTTTGAGGTAGGCTTCGCCGAAGGTTTCGCCCACGCCCATCACTTCGCCGGTGGAGCGCATTTCCGGGCCGAGGATGGTGTCTACGCCGGGGAATTTGATGAAGGGGAACACGGCTTCTTTAACGGCATAGAAATCGGGGACGACTTCTTTTTCCACGCCTTGCTCTTGCAGGGAAATACCCGCCATACAGCGTGCGCCGACTTTAGCGAGCGGCACGCCGGTGGCTTTGGAGACGAAGGGAACGGTACGGCTGGCGCGCGGGTTCACTTCCAACACGAACACCACGCCGTCCTGCACGGCAAACTGGACGTTCATCAGGCCGACCACGCCCAGCGCGTACGCCATGGCTTTGGTTTGGCGGCGGATTTCGTCTTGGATTTCTTCGCTGAGCGAGTAAGGCGGCAGCGAACAGCCGGAGTCGCCGGAGTGGATGCCCGCCTGTTCGACGTGTTGCATGATGCCGCCGATAACGACGTCTTTGCCGTCTGAAACGCAGTCCACATCGACTTCAATCGCGTTGTTCAGGAAGAAGTCGAGCAATACGGGGCTGTCTTCGGATACCTGCACGGCTTCGCGCATGTATTTTTGCAGCTCTTCGGCGGAGTGGACAACCTGCATAGCGCGGCCGCCGAGGACGTAAGACGGGCGCACGACCAGCGGATAGCCGATTTCTTCGGCTTTGACGAGCGCTTCTTCTTCGTTGTGGGCGATGCGGTTGGGCGGCTGGCGCAGGCCTAAGTCGTTCAACACTTTTTGGAAGCGTTCGCGGTCTTCGGCGGCGTCGATGCTGTCGGCGGACGTGCCGATGATGTTTACGCCGTTTTCAACCAATGCGTTGGCGAGTTTGAGCGGAGTTTGACCGCCGTAATGCACAATCACGCCCCACGGGTTTTCGGTGCGGACGATTTCCAACACGTCTTCCAGCGTCAGCGGCTCGAAATACAGGCGGTCGCTGGTGTCGAAGTCGGTGGACACGGTTTCGGGGTTGCAGTTGACCATAATCGTTTCAAAGCCGGATTCGCGCAGGGCGAGAGCGGCGTGGACGCAGCAGTAGTCAAACTCGATGCCCTGACCGATACGGTTCGGGCCGCCGCCGAGAATCATCACTTTTTTACGGTCGGAAGGACGCGCCTCGCATTCTTCTTCGTAAGTGGAATAGAGGTAGGCAGTTTCGGTGGCGAACTCGGCGGCGCAGGTATCGACGCGTTTATACACGGGATGCAGCTTCAGCGCGTAGCGGTGTTCGCGCACTGCTTTTTCTTTTACGCCTAAAAGCTGGGCGATGCGTTTGTCGGAGAAGCCTTTGCGTTTCAGACGGCGTAAGGCGGCGAAATCCAAATCTTGCAGGCAGCCTGCACTTACCTGCTGCTCTTCTTTCACCAAGTCTTCGATTTGCGCCAAGAACCAAGGGTCGATGGCGCAGATTTCGTGGATTTCTTTCAGCGTGAAGCCCGCGCGGAACGCGTCTGCCACAAAGAGCATACGTTCGGGGCCGGGGTTCGCCAGTTCGCGGCGGATTTCCGCTTTGTCTTCGCTGCGCGGATTGAAACCGCACAAGCCCGTTTCCAAGCCGCGCAGGGCTTTTTGGAAACTTTCCTGAATGGTGCGGCCCATCGCCATCACTTCGCCCACCGATTTCATCTGCGTGGTCAGGCGGTCGTCTGCGGCGGGGAATTTTTCAAACGCAAAACGCGGGATTTTAGTTACCACATAGTCGATGGAAGGCTCGAACGACGCGGGCGTGCGGCCGCCGGTGATGTCGTTGCGCAACTCGTCCAGCGTAAAGCCGACAGCCAGTTTCGCCGCCACCTTCGCAATCGGGAAACCTGTTGCTTTTGAAGCCAGCGCGGACGAACGGCTCACGCGCGGGTTCATCTCAATCACAATCATCTCGCCGTTTTCAGGGTTTACCGCAAACTGCACGTTCGAGCCGCCCGTATCCACGCCGATTTCGCGCAATACCGCCAAGCTTGCGTTGCGCATGATTTGGTATTCCTTGTCCGTCAGCGTTTGCGCCGGCGCAACCGTAATCGAGTCGCCCGTATGCACGCCCATCGGGTCGAAGTTTTCAATCGAGCAGATAATGATGCAGTTGTCGGCCTTATCGCGCACCACTTCCATCTCGTACTCTTTCCAGCCGAGGACGGACTGCTCAATCAGCAGCTCATGCGTGGGCGACGCATCGAAACCGCGTTCGCAAATCGCCAAAAACTCATCTTTATTGTAGGCAATGCCGCCGCCCGAACCGCCCATGGTGAAAGACGGGCGAATCAGCGTCGGGAAGCCGACCTGTTCCTGCGCCGCCAAGGCTTCGTTCATCGTGTGGCAGACAAAGGATTTCGGGCAGGAGAGGCCGATTTTCTCCATCGCTTCCTTAAAGCGGCCACGGTCTTCCGCCTTGTCGATGGCGTCTTCGGTTGCACCGATTAATTCGACATTGTATTTCGCCAGCACGCCGTTGCGCGCCAAATCCAGCGCACAGTTCAGCGCGGTCTGACCGCCCATCGTGGGCAGAATCGCATCAGGCCGCTCCTTGGCGATAATCTTCTCCACCGTCTGCCACATAATCGGCTCGATGTAGGTAACATCCGCCATTTCAGGGTCGGTCATGATGGTGGCGGGGTTGGAATTCACCAGAATGACTTTATAGCCTTCTTCACGCAAAGCCTTGCAGGCCTGTGCGCCCGAATAGTCAAATTCGCAGGCCTGACCGATAACGATAGGGCCGGCGCCGATGATAAGGATGGATTTTAGGTCGGTACGTTTGGGCATGGTGTTTTACCTTAGAGGTTTCAAGTTATTTAAAACTATATGTAACTAGGTTGCTTGTGCTCTATATTAAGATATTCTTCAGCAAGTCGTAGCTCGCATGAGGGAGTTACGCGGTACACATTCTACTAGTTTACTTCACGAGGCTACCTGAAAATCGGCCAATCCTTTTTAGCCTCGCAGAAACTCAGCCTTGCTCAGCAAGACATTATTTTCAGGTAGCCTTGCTTTGGTGCTTAACGGGAAATTAGGCCGACGGTGAAGTCGGTTTCGCCGCGTGCGTCTTCGAAGAGGCCGATGTTGTAGCGGTGGGCTTGGCCGCAGGCGCGGACGGTCCACACTTCGCGCACCTGCATACGGCCGTGCACTTTGTGGGCGCTGTTGATTTTGCTGTGTACGGATTCGATGTTGCGGCAGTTGAACGAGGCGGCTTCGGCAGTACGTACGACTTTGAGCACGTCGTCGCGTAGGATGTTGTCGCTGCCGAAAGTGGCGCTTTCGCCGCTGAAGGCTTGGTTGCCGAGGCTGGAGCAGGCGGACAGGGCGAGGGCGGCGAGGAGGGGGATGAATTTGCGCATGGGGATTCCTTAATTCGGCAGTGATGGAGCGCGAGGCCAAATGCTGCCAATTATACGGCAATCTGTTGTGCTTTTCAGGTAGCCTGAGCAGTTATTTCTATCTGAATGAGGCTAGCTGAAACGCTAAATTAAAACTCGATTCCGGCCAGCCACAGGCTCACGGCGAAGCCGATAAAGAGCAGGCCGGTGGCGGCGGTGCAGGCGGTGGTAACGCGGCGGTGGCGGCGGAATAGGTTGGCGAGGCGGTGGCCGGCGAAAACGAGCAGGGTGAGATAGCTGAAGCTGACGGTTTGCATCACCAGTGCCAGCAGCAGGAAGGAGAGGGCGGGGTGCGGATAGGCGGGATCGACGAATTGAACGAAAAACGACAGCAAAAATAGGATGGCTTTGGGGTTGGTGAGGCTGAGCAGTAGGGCGCGTTTGAAGATGTGCCCGGCGGGCGGGGTGGGTGGCAAACCGGCTGCCAAAACGGGCGGCGGGGCAAACCATTTGCGCACTGCGCCGCGCAAGAGGCCGAAGCCGATGTAGGCCAGATAGAGGCCGCCGGCGAGTTTCATGGCGTGAAATAGGGCGGGATAGAGCTTGAGCACCGTGCCGGCGCCGAGCACGGTGAGCAGGATTAGCACTAAATCGCCCAGCAGCACGCCGCATACGGCGCGGTAGGCCTTGCGCGCACCATGTTGTGCGGCCACGGAGAGGCAAAACATGCTGTTCGGACCGGGCATGATGATGAGGATGATGGTGCCGATCAGGTAGGAGAGGGGGTTGATGATGCCGAACATGGTTTCAGGTAGCCTTTTATGGAGGCGGCTATTTTAATGAGGTAGGCGGGGTAAAGGCTACCTGAAAACTATCTGCAAACTATCGCGCCGATTTATTCCGTCGTTTGCCTGTTGCCCCGCAGGCGGCTAAACTGCCCGCCAATTTGCACACCTTAATTAAAGAGAACGCCATGTTTTTCATCCTCTCGCCCGCTAAAAACCTGAACGAAACCGCCGCCGCGCCCACTAAGGAACACAGCCAGCCCGCGCTGCTTGAGCAGTCTGCCATTCTGATGGCGCAACTGTGTGAGCTGGCGCCGCAGGATTTGTCGGCGCTGATGGGCGTGTCGGACAAAATCGCCCGCCTCAATGCCGAGCGCAATGCGGCCTGGCAGCCGCCGTTTAGCCTGCAAAACGCCAAGCAGGCGGTGTATTTGTTTAACGGCGATGTGTATGAAGGTCTCGATGCCGAGAGCCTTGCCCCGCCGCAAATTGATTGGCTGCAAAGCCATGCCGGCCTGCTCTCCGGGCTCTACGGCCTGTTGCGCCCCTTAGATTTAATCCAGCCCTACCGTTTGGAAATGGGCACCAAGCTGACCAACCCGCGCGGCAAGGATTTATACGCCTTCTGGGGCGGCCTGATTACCGAATTGCTGGCCGAACGCATGGTCGAGGCGCAAACCGATGTGTTGGTAAACCTGGCTTCGCAGGAATATTTCAAAGCCGTGCAGCCGGCCAAACTCGGCGGCCGCCTGATTACCCCTGTGTTCCAAGACGAGAAAAACGGGCGCTACAAAATCATCAGCTTCTATGCCAAACGCGCCCGCGGCCTGATGCTGCGCTATGCCGCCGAACGCGCCATCACCGAGCCGGAGCAGCTGCTGGATTTCAATAGCGAGGGCTACGCCTTCTGCGCGGCGGCTTCTTCGGAAAACGAATGGGTGTTCCGACGCGGCGAGCAGTGATGCGCGGCAGGCCGTGATGGAGAAGCGGAGGCTACCTGAAATTTGGGAAGTGCGGCCGGGGCGGCATTTTCATTTTGAGCCGGCGTTTTCAGGTAGCCTTTTGTCGAGCCCACACTAATCGGCTTTGCTGTTTTATTCCCCTTTGACAACCGGCAACGGCATTGTTCCGCACCGCGTGCCGCCACATCAAGCAGGCTACCTGAAACCCAACCGGGCATTTTCAGGTAGCCTGCAAGTATTTTTGCGGAGGCCGCTGGCCAAATGTGGTTTTTATGTTACGTTTTGCCGCAGCGGCAGCGCGGGGCTTGCTTGGCGCGTGAGGCCAGGTATCAAGCGGCTTTCGGGGCAACGGGTTGGGTGCTGGTTGAGTAATGTGTCAATTAAAAAAGGCAGCTAATTTGGCTGATTTGGCCGCTAGGGGAAATTATGGGTTTTTCAGCGGGCGATCAGAGTTTATAATCCGCCCAAAATTGAGTTGCGGTGCTGGCGCGCCGCGTGTGCGTAATAACGTATAGCTAAAGTCGTTTTTCTTTGCCGTTCAATGGTTTGCGGCAGAAAAGATTTTGGCTATATGCTTTTTTGAAAGGAACCAATAATGAGTTCTTTCGATGGTAACTCTGCTGCGGCGGTAGCCGTGGCGCCCGCACCGGCTTCTTCCGGCAGCACCAAAGTGCGTCGTCATTTAAAGTCGCGCCATCTTTCTATGATTGCCATCGGCGGCAGCATCGGCACCGGCCTGTTTATGGCCAGCGGCAGCGCCATCCATATGGCGGGCCCGGGCGGTGCCTTGGTGGCTTATGCCGCCATCGGCCTGATGGTGTATTTCCTGATGACTTCCTTGGGCGAAATGGCCACCCATCTGCCGGTGTCCGGCTCGTTTTCCACTTATGCCGCCAAGTTTGTTGATCCCTCGCTGGGTTATGCCTTGGGTTGGAACTATTGGTTTAACTGGGTGATTACGGTGGCGGCGGATATTTCCATTGCCGCGCTGGTGATCACGTATTGGGAACCGATGCGCTTTATGCCGCCCTGGGGCTGGAGCCTGCTGTTTTTTGGGCTGATTGTGTTGCTGAACTTGTTGTCGGTCAAGGCATTTGGCGAATCGGAATATTGGTTTGCGATGATTAAGGTGATTACGGTCATCGTGTTCCTCGGCGTGGGTGTGCTCACTATTTTCGGCCTGTTGGGCGGCGAATACGTTGGCTTGACCAATTTCACCGTGGGCGAAGCGCCGTTTTTGGGCGGCGGTTTCCCAGGTAGCTTCTTAACCATGCTGGGTGTGTTCTTGATTGCCGGCTTCTCTTTCCAAGGCACAGAACTCATCGGCATCACCGCCGGCGAATCAGAAAACCCGAAAGAGAGCATCCCGAAAGCCGTAAAACAGGTATTTTGGCGCATCCTGATTTTCTACATCCTGGCTATTTTGGTGATCGGCTTGCTCGTGCCTTATACCAGCCCGGAGCTGTTGGGCGCGGAAAGCGTGGAAGAAATCGCCAAATCGCCGTTTACGTTGGTGTTTGAGCGCGCCGGTTTGGCTATGGCGGCGGCAGTGATGAATGCGGTCATCCTCACTTCTATTCTCTCCGCCGGCAATTCGGGTATGTATGCTTCGGCACGTATGCTGTATGCCATGGGTAAAAATGGCATGGCGTTTAAAGGTTTTCGTAAAGTAAACCGTTTCGGCGTGCCGATGCGGGCGGTTTTGGCCACAGCCGTGGTGGTGATAGCGCTGTTTTTAATCGAGATTTTTAACGATGGCGCGTATCAGTATATTGTGGCGGCCTCCGGCCTCACCGGCTTTATCGCCTGGCTTGGCATCGCCATCAGCCACTACCGCTTCCGCCGCGCCTATATCGCTCAGGGCTTTGAGTTGAAAGACTTGGATTACCGTGCCAAATGGTTCCCCTTCGGCCCGCTGATTGCGTTGGTGTTGTGCGTGTTGGTGATTTTGGGGCAGGACACCGAGCTGGTGATGAGCGGCGCCATCGATTGGCAGCGGATTATGGTGACCTATATGGGCTTGCCTGTATTCTTCGGTTTCTACCTCTACCACAAACTGCGCTACCGCACCCGGGTGATCCCGCTTGAGGAAGTGGATTTGGGCGACGAGGAAGAGGAAGAAGACGAATAAGCCGCTTCATATAAAAGGCTACCTGAAAACCGTGTTTCAAGTTTTCAGGTAGCCTTTTGTAGTTGTGTTATATTGCTTTTTATTGTTATGGTTTCAGGTAGCCTTATGTCATCGCCATCCACTTCCACCATCGCCGCCATCGCCACTGCCGCCGGGCAGGGCGGGGTGGGCGTTATCCGGCTTTCCGGCAAGCAGCTGCTGCCGCTGGCGCAGCAAATCAGCGGCGGCAAAACCCCGCAGCCGCGCCGTGCGCTCCACACCGATTTTGTCGATGCCGCAGGTGAAGCCATCGACAACGGCCTTCTGCTCTATTTCCCTGCCCCCGCCAGCTTCACCGGCGAAGACGTGATCGAGCTGCACGGCCACGGCGGGCGCGTGGTGTTGCAGATGCTGCTGCAACGCTGCTTCGAGCTGGGCGCGCAGCCGGCCGAGCCGGGCGAATTCACCAAACGCGCCTTCTTAAACGGCAAGCTTGATTTGGCGCAGGCCGAAAGCGTGGCCGACCTTATCGATGCCGCCAGCCAATCCGCTGCGCGCCTGGCCGTGCGCTCGCTCAAAGGCGCGTTTTCCCAACAGATTCACGAGCTGGTGGACGAGCTCATCACCTTGCGCATGCTGGTGGAGGCTACCCTGGATTTTCCCGAAGAAGACATCGATTTTCTGGCCGAAGCCAAGGTGGACGAGCGCCTCGCCGCCTTGCAGGAGCGTCTTGTCCGAGTGCTTGCCCAAGCCGAGCAGGGCGCGATTTTGCGCGAAGGCATGAACGTGGTGCTGGTGGGCGCGCCCAATGTGGGCAAATCCAGCCTGCTCAACGCCTTGGCGGGTGAGGACGTGGCCATCGTTACCGACATCGCCGGCACCACCCGCGACACCGTACGTGAGCAGATTACGCTCGAAGGTATCCCCGTGCACATCATCGACACCGCCGGCCTGCGCGATACCACCGACCCGGTGGAGCAAATCGGCATCGAGCGCAGCCGCCAAGCCGTGCAGCAGGCCG includes the following:
- a CDS encoding NAD(P)-dependent alcohol dehydrogenase — protein: MTETVKAYAAQSATSPLTPFSFEYRTPRADDVVIDILYTGVCHSDLHTARNDWGGTIYPVVPGHEIVGRVRSVGAKVSKFKAGDLVGIGCLVDSCRHCEPCKHDLEQYCENGFVATYSSIDKHDGQPTYGGYAKTITVSDAFVLKVPENLDTKAVPPILCAGITTWSPLRHWHVGKGSKVAVIGLGGLGHMAIKLAHALGAEVTLFSRSPGKTADAKRLGAHNVVISTDAAQMQSVANQFELVIDTVPYAHDVNPYIPTLKLDGTLVYVGLLGEVTPPLNTVPMILGRRTVAGSLIGGIKETQELLDFCGEHNITADVEMINMADINTAYERMLKSDVKYRFVIDIATL
- the carB gene encoding carbamoyl-phosphate synthase large subunit produces the protein MPKRTDLKSILIIGAGPIVIGQACEFDYSGAQACKALREEGYKVILVNSNPATIMTDPEMADVTYIEPIMWQTVEKIIAKERPDAILPTMGGQTALNCALDLARNGVLAKYNVELIGATEDAIDKAEDRGRFKEAMEKIGLSCPKSFVCHTMNEALAAQEQVGFPTLIRPSFTMGGSGGGIAYNKDEFLAICERGFDASPTHELLIEQSVLGWKEYEMEVVRDKADNCIIICSIENFDPMGVHTGDSITVAPAQTLTDKEYQIMRNASLAVLREIGVDTGGSNVQFAVNPENGEMIVIEMNPRVSRSSALASKATGFPIAKVAAKLAVGFTLDELRNDITGGRTPASFEPSIDYVVTKIPRFAFEKFPAADDRLTTQMKSVGEVMAMGRTIQESFQKALRGLETGLCGFNPRSEDKAEIRRELANPGPERMLFVADAFRAGFTLKEIHEICAIDPWFLAQIEDLVKEEQQVSAGCLQDLDFAALRRLKRKGFSDKRIAQLLGVKEKAVREHRYALKLHPVYKRVDTCAAEFATETAYLYSTYEEECEARPSDRKKVMILGGGPNRIGQGIEFDYCCVHAALALRESGFETIMVNCNPETVSTDFDTSDRLYFEPLTLEDVLEIVRTENPWGVIVHYGGQTPLKLANALVENGVNIIGTSADSIDAAEDRERFQKVLNDLGLRQPPNRIAHNEEEALVKAEEIGYPLVVRPSYVLGGRAMQVVHSAEELQKYMREAVQVSEDSPVLLDFFLNNAIEVDVDCVSDGKDVVIGGIMQHVEQAGIHSGDSGCSLPPYSLSEEIQDEIRRQTKAMAYALGVVGLMNVQFAVQDGVVFVLEVNPRASRTVPFVSKATGVPLAKVGARCMAGISLQEQGVEKEVVPDFYAVKEAVFPFIKFPGVDTILGPEMRSTGEVMGVGETFGEAYLKAQLGAGERMPATGKIFLSVREEDKPLIVKTAQNFQALGYGVCATRGTAGYLKEHGVVVQAVNKVPEGRPHIVDAIKNGEIALVVNTVASSPQSVADSHSIRRSALTQRVPQYTTVAGGEAMSEGMKSFNLLGVYSVQDLLARLKG
- the leuE gene encoding leucine efflux protein LeuE; protein product: MFGIINPLSYLIGTIILIIMPGPNSMFCLSVAAQHGARKAYRAVCGVLLGDLVLILLTVLGAGTVLKLYPALFHAMKLAGGLYLAYIGFGLLRGAVRKWFAPPPVLAAGLPPTPPAGHIFKRALLLSLTNPKAILFLLSFFVQFVDPAYPHPALSFLLLALVMQTVSFSYLTLLVFAGHRLANLFRRHRRVTTACTAATGLLFIGFAVSLWLAGIEF
- the yaaA gene encoding peroxide stress protein YaaA; this encodes MFFILSPAKNLNETAAAPTKEHSQPALLEQSAILMAQLCELAPQDLSALMGVSDKIARLNAERNAAWQPPFSLQNAKQAVYLFNGDVYEGLDAESLAPPQIDWLQSHAGLLSGLYGLLRPLDLIQPYRLEMGTKLTNPRGKDLYAFWGGLITELLAERMVEAQTDVLVNLASQEYFKAVQPAKLGGRLITPVFQDEKNGRYKIISFYAKRARGLMLRYAAERAITEPEQLLDFNSEGYAFCAAASSENEWVFRRGEQ
- a CDS encoding amino acid permease produces the protein MIAIGGSIGTGLFMASGSAIHMAGPGGALVAYAAIGLMVYFLMTSLGEMATHLPVSGSFSTYAAKFVDPSLGYALGWNYWFNWVITVAADISIAALVITYWEPMRFMPPWGWSLLFFGLIVLLNLLSVKAFGESEYWFAMIKVITVIVFLGVGVLTIFGLLGGEYVGLTNFTVGEAPFLGGGFPGSFLTMLGVFLIAGFSFQGTELIGITAGESENPKESIPKAVKQVFWRILIFYILAILVIGLLVPYTSPELLGAESVEEIAKSPFTLVFERAGLAMAAAVMNAVILTSILSAGNSGMYASARMLYAMGKNGMAFKGFRKVNRFGVPMRAVLATAVVVIALFLIEIFNDGAYQYIVAASGLTGFIAWLGIAISHYRFRRAYIAQGFELKDLDYRAKWFPFGPLIALVLCVLVILGQDTELVMSGAIDWQRIMVTYMGLPVFFGFYLYHKLRYRTRVIPLEEVDLGDEEEEEDE
- the mnmE gene encoding tRNA uridine-5-carboxymethylaminomethyl(34) synthesis GTPase MnmE; this encodes MSSPSTSTIAAIATAAGQGGVGVIRLSGKQLLPLAQQISGGKTPQPRRALHTDFVDAAGEAIDNGLLLYFPAPASFTGEDVIELHGHGGRVVLQMLLQRCFELGAQPAEPGEFTKRAFLNGKLDLAQAESVADLIDAASQSAARLAVRSLKGAFSQQIHELVDELITLRMLVEATLDFPEEDIDFLAEAKVDERLAALQERLVRVLAQAEQGAILREGMNVVLVGAPNVGKSSLLNALAGEDVAIVTDIAGTTRDTVREQITLEGIPVHIIDTAGLRDTTDPVEQIGIERSRQAVQQADVALILIDPNEGLNEATCKILAQLPPGLKRIEIRNKIDLSGEAAESCEQSGQPSGADTLIKLSAKNGAGLDLLKQALLQQIGWQGESESLFLARSRHLRALEAAQAELELAALCGRHQLELFAEHLRLAQNACNTITGEFNADDLLGVIFSRFCIGK